A single window of Thermodesulfovibrionales bacterium DNA harbors:
- a CDS encoding response regulator, whose protein sequence is MEDEIIEAMFLGKILELWGYEVCEITTSGEDAVHEAEVERPDAVIMDIYIHGKISGIEAADKIRFKVGIPIIFMTGYSDEETKQKACAAHAAGYFVKPLNYNRLKEALTSIVPQDS, encoded by the coding sequence GTTTCTCGGGAAGATATTGGAACTCTGGGGCTATGAGGTATGTGAAATAACAACGTCCGGGGAGGATGCTGTTCACGAAGCCGAAGTTGAGAGGCCTGATGCGGTAATCATGGATATCTACATACATGGAAAAATAAGCGGGATCGAGGCTGCCGATAAGATCCGATTTAAGGTCGGGATACCTATTATCTTCATGACCGGATATTCGGATGAAGAGACGAAGCAGAAGGCGTGCGCTGCGCACGCTGCCGGATATTTCGTAAAGCCGCTCAATTACAACAGACTGAAAGAAGCGCTTACTTCTATAGTACCCCAAGATTCATGA
- a CDS encoding periplasmic heavy metal sensor produces the protein MRKSLGLVFIFLVLMVFLPGSSFADMCGCMSGMGGDMPMGCGMMGGMEHQGMGMMGHMGGMRGEGRMHEMMMDDDHPMWRHLHGLGLDEKQKAEVREIRNRVMKETVKKRAEAQIARIELKELLDKDPIDMKAVEAKLRQIETLETDMRLSLIKAREEVKSKLTPEQRKKMREMMEPGHMMGGMGMMEGKCGMMGEKMHHEMDEPTKCPYEEKEEQPAGHMHH, from the coding sequence ATGAGAAAATCTTTGGGGTTGGTATTCATTTTTTTGGTTCTCATGGTTTTTTTGCCGGGCAGTTCATTCGCAGATATGTGCGGATGCATGTCCGGGATGGGCGGTGACATGCCGATGGGCTGCGGCATGATGGGAGGAATGGAACATCAGGGCATGGGCATGATGGGGCATATGGGCGGTATGAGGGGTGAAGGAAGGATGCACGAGATGATGATGGACGATGATCACCCGATGTGGAGACACCTCCATGGTCTCGGCCTTGACGAGAAACAGAAGGCAGAGGTCAGGGAGATCAGAAACAGGGTAATGAAAGAGACGGTCAAGAAGAGGGCGGAAGCGCAGATAGCCCGAATCGAGCTGAAGGAACTCCTCGATAAAGACCCCATCGACATGAAGGCGGTCGAGGCAAAACTGAGACAAATAGAGACGTTAGAGACCGACATGCGCCTCTCTCTCATCAAGGCGAGGGAGGAGGTCAAATCCAAACTCACACCTGAACAGAGGAAGAAGATGAGGGAGATGATGGAGCCGGGGCATATGATGGGCGGAATGGGAATGATGGAGGGCAAATGCGGCATGATGGGCGAGAAGATGCACCATGAAATGGATGAGCCGACGAAGTGCCCCTATGAGGAGAAGGAGGAGCAGCCAGCAGGTCATATGCACCACTGA